GGGTACGCAGTAGCATCCGCTGCATGCCCGAGACGGCGCGCTCACTGAGCCGCTTCCTCCGCCGCTCGGGATATCTGCGGAAATGGCTGATCCTCGGCGTTTCCATCGGGATCATCGCCGGGCTCGGAGCCGTGGTGTTCTACCTGGCCCTGGACTACGCCGGCCGCTTCCTGCTGGGTTACCTCGGCGGCTACGACATTCCCAAACCGCCCGGAGACGGCGGTGACGCCGGCTCTCCCGGATTCGACCGGCCCTGGGCCATCCCGTTGATCACCTGCGGCGGCGCCCTGGTGTCGGCCTGGCTGGTGGCCAGATTCGCTCCCGAGGCCGAGGGGCACGGCACCGACAACGCCATCGAAGCCGTGCACACCGATCCGCGGTCCATACGGGCCCGGGCGATCTGGGTCAAGACCGTGGCCAGCGCGTTGACCATCGGTTCAGGCGGCTCCGGCGGCCGCGAGGGCCCGGCCGCGCACATCTCCGCAGGCTTCGGTTCGTTGCTCGCGCGCCGATTGGACCTGCCCGACGACGACGGCCGGCTGGCGGTATCGCTGGGTATCGGCTCGGGTATCGGTGCGATCTTCGGCGCCCCGCTGGGAGGTGCGTTGCTGGCGGCATCGATCGTGTACCGCGAGGATTTCGACTACCGGGCGCTGGTTCCCGGCTTCATCACCTCAGCGACGGCCTACGCCGTGCTCGGGTCGATCCTGGGCTTCGATCCGCTGTTCGGCTCACTGACCGACGGCTACCGCTTCGACCACGCACTGGACCTCGGCTGGTTCGTGGTGCTGGGCATCGTGGCCGCGATGTTCGGCTGGCTGTACGCCCGGATCTTCTACGGCACCGTAGCGCTCACCGCGAAGCTTCCCGGCGGCAAGGTCGTCAAGCCCGCGGTCGGGGGACTGGCCGTCGGCCTGCTGGCACTGGCCGTCCCCCAGGTGTTGGCCAGCGGATACGGCTGGGCCGAGAAGGCCGCGGCCACAGACACTTTGATGGCGATCCCGCTGTGGATCGTGCTGCTCATGCCGTTGGCGAAGATCGTGGCCACCTCGCTGTCGATCGGGACCGGTGGCTCGGGTGGCATCTTCGGGCCCGGCGTGGTGATCGGCGCGTTCGTCGGTGCCGCCGTCTGGCGGCTCGGTGAAATGACCGGGGCCCCAGGCCTGCCCGAATCCCCGGCGGTCTTCGTGGTGGTGGGCATGATGGCCTGTTTCGGCAGCGTCGCCCACGCGCCGCTCGCGGTGATGATCATGGTGGCGGAGATGACCGATTCCTTCGCGGTCATCCCCGGCGCGATGGTGGCCGTCGGTATCGCCTACCTGTTGATCGCGCGGACAGACCTATCGATCTACCGGGCACAGCGTAGGTTTCGGTCCAATTTCGGCCCCGCTGCGTAAATTTCGATCCGCCAACGGTTCGGCAACGTCGATATCGCCATCAGCCGATGGCATGTGACGCTCCCGTCAGATCACGTCCGACATCGGCACGGAGGAGTTCACCATGACCACACCGACAATGGCACACAGATTGGCGGCCGAATTCATCGGGACATTCTGGTTGGTCCTGGGCGGTTGCGGTAGCGCAGTGTTCGCCGCGAAGTTCCTCTCCGACGGCATCTCGGTGGGTATCGGCTTCCTCGGTGTGGCAC
The genomic region above belongs to Mycolicibacterium sp. HK-90 and contains:
- a CDS encoding chloride channel protein, which codes for MPETARSLSRFLRRSGYLRKWLILGVSIGIIAGLGAVVFYLALDYAGRFLLGYLGGYDIPKPPGDGGDAGSPGFDRPWAIPLITCGGALVSAWLVARFAPEAEGHGTDNAIEAVHTDPRSIRARAIWVKTVASALTIGSGGSGGREGPAAHISAGFGSLLARRLDLPDDDGRLAVSLGIGSGIGAIFGAPLGGALLAASIVYREDFDYRALVPGFITSATAYAVLGSILGFDPLFGSLTDGYRFDHALDLGWFVVLGIVAAMFGWLYARIFYGTVALTAKLPGGKVVKPAVGGLAVGLLALAVPQVLASGYGWAEKAAATDTLMAIPLWIVLLMPLAKIVATSLSIGTGGSGGIFGPGVVIGAFVGAAVWRLGEMTGAPGLPESPAVFVVVGMMACFGSVAHAPLAVMIMVAEMTDSFAVIPGAMVAVGIAYLLIARTDLSIYRAQRRFRSNFGPAA